AATTTCTCAATAATTCTTTCCGATGAAAAATGTTTCACCAGTTCAAATGTAAAAGCTCTTGAAACATTCCAATGTTTCAACACTGTTAAATAGTATTTCAACGCATCTGTCAACTGCTCATCATGTTCTACAATTAATCCATTCATGCGCTGTACAACATAATCAGTCTCACTATTGTTTATTTGAGGAATGCCCGCACTAATAGCACAAATTTGTAAAAATAAATCAGGTTCATCTTTTAGGTCTATCATCAATCTTAATTTTTTTATACACTGAATGACATCAACTTCAAAAGGTAATGAAATCACTTCAATCGCTTTCTTTTTTTCTCTCATTTCATTTGTTAATAACTCATTATCATCTTCTAATTCAATGAAATACTGATTGATTTTATTGATTTTATCATTTAAATAATTAAAATTACTTTTGCTATTTCTTGTCATTAATTGTACTTTCATATCATCATGTTCGCGTATAAATTCAAATAACAAATCAATTATAAAAAGTAATCTATTTTGTTCTAAATCATCTATATTTAATCCTATATGTGTTGTATATAATTGATTGCTTAAACTAATGATTGATTGAGTATTAAAAGGTGTTATTCTCATTAAGTCTCGATGTTTACTTTTGAGTTTACTTTCATTTTTCTTCAAATCAACAACCCAATGATTCGCATGTTCCATTGTTGGAATAGTCTCTAGTAAATTATGACTATTTCTTTGATCAAAAATAGAATAAGTTAAATTACATGACATCATCAAAGAGTTCAAAATATCATTATGATTTATATCACTTGCTACAATCATTTTATACTCTTTATTAACATATTTAGAGAGGTATTCTTTTATCACCTCAACCATGGATGAATAATGACTATAGTCAAAACGATGAATAAATTTCTGGGCTACATAAACATCATTTGATTCAATTTTTTCAGTTAATATGACCTCTCCAGTCTCAGTTAAATACTCAATATACTCATCTTCTCCATAATATTGCCTTTGAGAAACAAACCCTCTGTCATCATATACTGAACGGTATACCCGTTGATTATCTAAATAACGATCAATCCATACAATATAACCTATTGGTGAGAAATGAATGGTTTCAAACTCGGAACTAGATATAATACATCTCACTACATATGGTGTATATATAAAAGTTGTATTCTCCGGCCAATTTAAATCATTTATATTAATTGGATTGGGCTCTTTTGCTTGAATTAATTGAATCTCATCAAACACTGACCAATATGAGCACTCAAACAGTTGATTTCGATGTAAAAAAGTACGTAAATCTGGGAAATGATTAAGAATTAGCATTTTAAATTTACTATTATTTCGAAAATACATCCCCATTAAACTGACCATATCATCAAATTCACTTTTAGAATAGACATTGTCATAATACGGCCTAGCATGACTTCGCCACCATTTTTTATCAATATACCAAGCTGGAACAAAATATTTCATATAATCCCCTACCAATATTTTTTAAAGAAACCTTCATATTTATCAAAGTACAACATAGTTCTTACGGTCTCATTCATATTCAAACCAATGTAAACTATCATTATGACTTGAATGGCTAAATAAACTTCAACAGAAACTTTAGGGTATAATAATGTCATAAACAATGGAATTCCGATAATTAATGTTACAACTGAAGCACCCACAAGACTAATAATACGTGCTTTTTGCATAATGAATTTTTCAGTATCTTTACCAGGTCTTATATAATGAAAATAGTTTCCACTTTTTTCGAACATTTCAGCTTTCATTTTCGGGTTTAACATAAATATGGATAACCAATAGTTGAATAAAAATAACATAATAATAAAAGTAAAAATCCCTATCGGATTAGTAAAACTAAAAATTATTGAGCTCACATCAGATTGACCATTTAAAACCTTAACAATAAAGTCTAAAACATATCTTAAAACTAGAAACAAACTAATTGCAATCATAATTGATAGGCTCCCCGAAGGATTTAGTTTCCATGCTACAAAAGGTTTTTGATACGGCTCAGAAACCGTCATTATATCTTCATACTGTAGTCTATATTCTGATAGTTCCAATATGAGTAATATCACAATTGCCATTAAAATACTGATAAATGCTACGAGCAAGACGACCCACGGCATCTCAATTAATGTTGACGACTGCCTAATAAAACTT
Above is a window of Abyssicoccus albus DNA encoding:
- the asp1 gene encoding accessory Sec system protein Asp1 produces the protein MKYFVPAWYIDKKWWRSHARPYYDNVYSKSEFDDMVSLMGMYFRNNSKFKMLILNHFPDLRTFLHRNQLFECSYWSVFDEIQLIQAKEPNPININDLNWPENTTFIYTPYVVRCIISSSEFETIHFSPIGYIVWIDRYLDNQRVYRSVYDDRGFVSQRQYYGEDEYIEYLTETGEVILTEKIESNDVYVAQKFIHRFDYSHYSSMVEVIKEYLSKYVNKEYKMIVASDINHNDILNSLMMSCNLTYSIFDQRNSHNLLETIPTMEHANHWVVDLKKNESKLKSKHRDLMRITPFNTQSIISLSNQLYTTHIGLNIDDLEQNRLLFIIDLLFEFIREHDDMKVQLMTRNSKSNFNYLNDKINKINQYFIELEDDNELLTNEMREKKKAIEVISLPFEVDVIQCIKKLRLMIDLKDEPDLFLQICAISAGIPQINNSETDYVVQRMNGLIVEHDEQLTDALKYYLTVLKHWNVSRAFTFELVKHFSSERIIEKLDSFIEGAYYEENL
- the secY2 gene encoding accessory Sec system protein translocase subunit SecY2 → MTNDYIEVSERKVVLRRLLFTCFILAIFIFGNRVVLLDSPGIDTMDELFKMNAANFGASYDIINVFSLGLGPWLTAMIFTSLYYYKFPKKIMKMTRFERSIREKMLALLLSIIQAIFLVRQAYAEQPDQNYDQWLVILILVTGSMMLIWFADLNAIYGIAGAMPIVFISIIKSFIRQSSTLIEMPWVVLLVAFISILMAIVILLILELSEYRLQYEDIMTVSEPYQKPFVAWKLNPSGSLSIMIAISLFLVLRYVLDFIVKVLNGQSDVSSIIFSFTNPIGIFTFIIMLFLFNYWLSIFMLNPKMKAEMFEKSGNYFHYIRPGKDTEKFIMQKARIISLVGASVVTLIIGIPLFMTLLYPKVSVEVYLAIQVIMIVYIGLNMNETVRTMLYFDKYEGFFKKYW